The following nucleotide sequence is from Longimicrobiales bacterium.
ACCACCGCGTCAGTTTCCTCGCTCAACCCCAAAGCGGCTCGGTGCCGAGTACCTAACGATCGGTCCGCGACGGAAGACTGGGTCAGTGGCAGAATGGCACCAGCCGTCCGGATCTGGTCTCCCGAAATCAACACCGCACCGTCATGCAATGGCGAATAAGGCGTGAAAATTGTGGTGAGCATCTCCGCGGAGACCCGAGCCTCCACCGCGCTCCCGGTCTCCGCATACTCGTCCAGCCCTATCTCCTGCTCGATCGCGATAATGGCGCCGTGGCGAGCACGCGAAAGGCGGATCGCGGCCTCGACGACCTCCTCGGCCACTTTTCCACCTTCAAGGCGCTGGAAGACGCGGATCATACGACTCCGTCCCAGCCTCGCCAGAGCCGATCGAAGCTCAGGCTGAAAAACCACCAGGGTAGCGATGGCTCCGTACTGGAAGACGGCCTCGAGCAACGTTCGGATCAGAATGAGGTCGAAAAGCCGGGCCGCGCCGTACGAGAACGCGAGAAGGACCACACCCAACGTGATCTGCATCGCCCGCGTCCGCTGAATCACGAGCAAAATGCGATACAGCAGAAACGCCACGATGACGATCTCGACCAGGTCCATCCATCCTGGTCTGAAGAACTGGAACTGTTCCCAGATCCGGCTCAACGTGTCGGCTCCTTCTAAGTGGGCTCAGGTGTCGTCAAAAGATATCGCGTCAACCAATGCCTGAGGAAAGGCGCGGGCCGCACACGTAGACGAGGACATACGACCCTCTGGCCAGAATGAGACAGGGGAGTGACACCGTCTCGGTGCCACTCCCCTGCCGTTCATCCGCCTCTAGTCCAGCATCAGTCGTCGTCAGACACCCCATCGGATTCATGATACCCAGGAGCCGGTCCCGGCAGGAGTCCCTCGCCGCCGGGCAGCCCAAACGAGGGGGCCGACTGCTCTACCGGGTTAGGTCGCGCGGGCTCAGCCAGGGTGATCGGCTCGTCATCGAGATTCGGAAGTGGAGGAAGCGTGCCTCCGCTTTCCAGGATCTCCAGTTCCGTGCGATCCAGCGTCTCGCGATCGAGGAGCGCCTGGGCAATGGTCTCTAGGAGGTCTTTGTTTTTCTCTAGGAGCTCACGGGCCTTCTCGTGAGCTTCGTCCAACTTGCGCTTCACTTCCTGGTCAACCAACCGTGCCGTGTGTTCCGACACGGTCCGGCGATGACCGATCTCGCGACCCAGGAACACCTCCGACTCAGCGTCCCCGACCGCGACGAGTCCGATGACCTCGCTCATGCCAAACGTGGTCACCATCTTGCGCACCATGCTCGTGGCGCGCTCGATGTCGTTTCCAGCACCGGTGGTGACACTCTCCGGGCCGAACTGCATCTCTTCCGCAACGCGTCCGCCGAACAACATGGCGAGCTGCCCCTCCATCCATTCCTTGCGGTACGAGTGTCGATCCTGCTCAGGAAGGCTGGCAGTGATACCTAGTGCTCTCCCACGCGGAACGATCGACACCTTATGCACCGGATCCAGTCCCGGGAGTCTGAGACCGATCACGGCGTGCCCCGCCTCGTGGTACGCCGTCAGTCTCCGCTCCTCGTCATTCAGGACGAGACTGCGACGCTCGGTCCCCAGCATGATCTTGTCTTTGGCCTGCTCAAAATCGACCATCGTCACCGTATCCGCATCGCGGCGGGCGGCGAGAAGTGCGGCTTCGTTACAGATGTTCTCTAGATCCGCCCCACTCATTCCCGGAGTACCACGCGCGACGAGCGAGAGTTCGACGTCATCCGACAGTGGGAGCTTCTTCGCGTGTACGCGAAGAATCCCTTCCCGGCCTTTCACGTCTGGGAAATCGACGATCACCTGACGATCGAACCGGCCCGGCCGCAACAGCGCCGGGTCCAAGACGTCCGGACGGTTGGTCGCCGCAAGGAGGATCACGCCCTCATTGGACTCGAAGCCGTCCATCTCGACGAGCAACGCATTCAAGGTCTGCTCGCGCTCGTCGTGACCGCCGCCCAAGCCAGCACCGCGATGCCGCCCTACGGCGTCGATCTCATCCACGAAGATGATGCACGGGGCTTGTGCTTTCCCCTGCTCGAATAAGTCACGAACGCGAGATGCACCGACCCCGACGAACATCTCCACAAAGTCCGAACCGGACATCTGGAAGAAGGGGCGCTCGGCTTCGCCGGCAACCGCTCGAGCCAACAGCGTCTTTCCGGTTCCCGGAGGACCCACCAAGAGGACACCCTTGGGGAGACGGCCACCCAGGCGCGAGAACTTGGCCGGGTCCTTTAAGAAATCAATGGTCTCTTCGAGTTCCTGCTTGGCTTCGTCAGCGCCAGCAACGTCCGCGAAGGTGACCTTCGAAGTATCTGGAGAAAGAAGCTTTGCTTTGGACCGCCCAAACTGGAACGCCTTGTTCCCGCCACCCTGCATGGTCCGAAAGATCCAGATCCAGAACGCGATGAACAGGAGCCACGGGAGAGCTCCAATCAGAAAGGTGCCCCAACCCGGCTGCGAAGTTTTCGCCTTCACAATGACGTCGTTGGACTCGAGTGACTCAAGGAGGCCATCGGTCAGGTCACCGGGCAGCGTCACCTCAAACTCTATGAACTCACCATTCTCGTTCGCCGACGGGGCACGTAACTCGCCCTCGATGCGGCGGTCGATGACCGTGACCTCATGGATGTTCCCAGAGTTCAGCTGGCTGCGGAACGCTGTAAACGTGATCTCTTGGACCGTCTGATCTGTCCCTTTGACGAACTGCACGGCCAAAAGGAGCATGAGGACCATCATCATCAAGAACGCAGAGTTCTTAGACAGACGTCCGAGACGGTTTTCGTCGTCGGGGCGAATCGGTTCTTCTGGCATGCTAGTCCTTCACTCTCGCGATGCGTCTGCGGCCAAGGGCCGCTTACAGGCTCGCGATATATGGCAAATGACGAAAGTCTTCCGCGTAGTCGAGTCCGTACCCCACCAAGAACTCATTGGGTGCATCGAATCCGACCCAGCGGGCCGGCGGTTCCAATGTCGCGATGCGCTTATGCAATAACGTACAAACTTCGAGGCTCTTCGGCCCCCTCGCTTCCAGCCTCGGGAGCAGCCGGCTAAGCGTTGCCCCACTGTCCATGATGTCTTCTACGAGCACCACCGCTCGCCCCTTCAGTGAGGCTCGGGCGTCGTAGAGCAGCCTCACGTCACCACTCGACACTTTCTCACGACCGTAGCTCGACGCCACCATGAAGTCGACGTGGAGCGGGAGGTGAATCGCCCGGACCAGATCAGACATGAACAGGACCGACCCCTTCAGTAGGCCGAGTACCAAGAGCCGATCGGAGGCCGAATAAGTCTCGCTGATTTCTTGACCCAATTCGGTAACCCTAGATGCGATCTCTTCGGCGGAAAACACGATTCTCGAGAGCTTTTGCCCCCCGAGCTGGGTGTCCTCAGTCAGCGTTGGCATCGATGATTCCGATCTCTAATGACGCAGCGGCCTCATTCGAGGCAGGTAATGCCGATTCGGCTAGGCCGACGATCCAGAGCACACGGCCGTCCGCGTCAACCAATACGGGGACAGCCCTCCTTTTGGGTTCAGGAATCCGCGCCTCCAGAAATAACTTCTTCAGCTTCTTAGAACCGTATGCTAATTGGATACGGTCGCCATCTTGTCGAGCACGCAGGGTGAGCGGAAAGCGCGGATCCCGAACGGTGATGCGTGTGCCGGCCCCCGCGTCGTCCTCCCCCACCCCCCAATCGACCCTCAGTGTCTGGCCGCTCAACCGAACCGTTCCGGAGCCCGAGCTCTGGTTCGAGATCACAAGCGGGATGTCCTCTTCTCGCTCCGATCCCAGGGCCACCACCAACCGATCCAACTCCCGGCGTACCCGCAGGCCACCTGTGACGCTCACCTCTTGGCCGCTCAGGCCGGAGCTAGTGAACTCGGTGGCCACCCGAGTTCCGACCCGATCCAGGGAGACGCCAAGGCCACGTGCGAGAGACCGGAGGACCTTCGCACGGAGCGGGGGCGCGAAGTTCTGAAGCGCTCGAATCGACAGGGACACTTTGCCGTCTTCCCGCTCGATTCCCACCTGAGCGAGAAGGATCGGCATCGCCGCGACCCACGCCTCACTTTCTTCTCCTGAAAGCGACGCGAGGTGCACCAATGCTCGCCGCGCACCGCTCGAAACACCAGACTCGAGCGCGGGGATCACGACATGGCGAATCGCGTTCCGCGCGAACGAGAGATCTGTGTTGGTCGGGTCCGTCCGCCACGCCAGTCCGTTCTCCGTGGCATAGGCCTCCAATTCGTCACGCGAGAAGGAGAGGAGCGGCCGCCAGATCCCCGGCTCCCGGAACTGCGCCATCGCAGCCAACCCTTCAATACCGGTTCCACGGACGATTCGGTGAAGCACGGTCTCGGCTTGGTCGTCAGCATGATGGCCCAGTGCAACCCAAGACGCACCAACGGCCCGCCTCACTTTCTCGATCGCGGTATATCGTGCGTTTCTCGCGGCCTCCTCGGACCCTCCCACGACGGCGACCTGCGTTTGATGTAGAGGGAGTCCCCAAGCGCGACAGAGCCCTGACACCCACCGAGCGTCCGCCTCGGAGCCAAGTCTCAATCCGTGGTCAACATGGACGACGTGCAGCGCGATCCCGGAATTACGCAGACCAGACCGGAGAAGGTGCAGGAGCACCACCGAGTCCATTCCGCCGGAGACCGCCGCCACAATCGGCTTCGAGCCCAAGAGTCCCGCGTCACGGCCTAGCACCTCGGAGAAACGAGGGCCGAGTGCACCTCGGGCGTCGGTCATGCCGGCACGGAACCTGGTGCCGCGGTGCGCCCGACGGTCTCTGTCAGCACCTTGGCTAACAGGTCCGGGCGATCGCTCTGAATACCGTCGACGCCCCACTCAACGAGTCGCTTCATGTCGTCAGTGTCGTCTACGGTCCAAACATGCACCGGAATGTTCCGGGCCTGGGCCGCCCAAATGAAACGCGGCGAAACGATGCGCAGGCCCTGCCAAGCCTCGGGGACCTGAAAAATGTCGGCGCTCGGTGTGTACGGCCCCCCACCCGGAAGGCGATGGGAGATCCAGAAGCTCAAGATATGATGCCTGCTCGCGCCCCACGGTCCGGCATAATCACGCACGCTGGCCCGAGACCGCTCGAATTCAGCCGCCAACAGCGTCCGACTCTCCGCGTCGTGTTCGCGAATGACGTCGACCATGGGGCGTGCGACCTGGGGCTCTTTCGCTTCCACGTTTATGCGTGTCCCAGGGAAGGCAGCAAGCACCTCACCGAGCGTAGGCACGACAACACCCGTGCCCGCAAACGATCGGTCACCACCAGGAGACCGAAAGTGGAATCCCGCGTCGAGAGCTTGGAGTTCGTCCAAGGTGAAGTCCGCGACGAGCCCCTGGCCGTCTGTCGTTCGAGCCACATCGGCATCGTGGATGACCACTACCTGGCCGTCCTTCGTGAGTCGCACGTCAAGTTCGAGCATGTCCGCCGCCCACCAGTCGATCGCCCGCTGGAACGCAACCATGGTGTTCTCGGGCGCCAGTTTCGAACCCCCCCGATGGGCTACCAGCATAGGCGGACCGGAGAGATACGTCCTTCCGGGTCTCAATCGCCTTCCCATCTGAAGATCCGAAGCCACATGGGCCGCTAGGCCTAGGGGCGGGCCTCCGACTCGAGTCGCTCGATATCTTCCGGCGCCAATTCGTGGTAACGGTACAACACGAGATCTACGAGACGGTTGGACATCTGCATCTCGGTCTCCTGCTGCTCGCGATCTCCATCTGCGTCACCGGCCAGAGAGTCCTGCAACTCCACGACGCGGTCGCACAAGAATCCCAGAACGTCTTCAACGACCTGAGGACGCGGACTCGCGGGCGCGAGCGCGTCCGGCATCACTTCCCGGAGAAGCAATCCACGGATGAATGCGAGGAACCCGGGGAACGCCAACTCGGTGAGCGGCCCTCCTTCCAAGGCCTCTTCGTCGGTGATGTGCTCCCACTCGAGCTCGTTCCAATAAAGGTCCTCAGCCTCTTCGCGGAGAAACGCCCGGACGTCAGGCGGCGTCGGCCCGCTCGGGCTCATCACCGGGGGAGTGAGTTCCCGTGCTAGAACGCGTTCGATCTGCTCGCGGCGCCCGCTCAGCATTGTGCCTGCGCGATCCGTCATGTCATGCCTCAATAGGCCGAGTAAGTGGACAGTCAGGGCAAGATACGGCCGAAAAACGCCTCTGGGAATGCGCGCGCGCGTCAAAAGCGGGATGGCTTGTCCCGAGCCTGTGGGTCCAATACCGTCGTCACTATGGAAACCGATCCATTCCGAGCCCATCGAGAGAAGCCGGTCGATGCTCCGAAGCCAGCGCCCGACAGTCGGGCGGGCGGTGCGGGCGGGCCGCACGAATGGGTCGCCGAGCGTGTATCGGGGCACGCTTGGTACTATCGAGCCCCCCTGCTTCTCATCCTGGCGTGGATCCTGAAGAACCACTTCGCAGACCCGACGTACAGCTCCATCTTCGATGGCGTAAACCTGGGATTCCACGAAGCAGGACACGCGGCGTTCATGTGGTTCGGGAGCCGATTCTGGTCGATTGCTGGGGGCACGATCTTCGAACTCGGCGTCCCTGTCGCCGCGGGTCTGTACTTGCTCTACAAACAACACGACCCCTTCGGGGCGTCGGTATGTCTCTTCTGGCTTGGGACCGCGTTCGTCGGCGCAGGTATCTACGCTGCGGACGCGTTGGTTCAGGAACTCCCATTGGTATCGCCCTTCGGACCGGTCGACGCAGGAAGCCACGACTGGACTTCCATGCTCATGAAGTTCGGGACGTTGTCGCGTGCCGAAGAGATTGGGGGATCGATGCAATCAGCTGGCAAGATCACCATGGCCACGTCACTGTTCGTGGGCAGCTGGGTACTGTGGGTGACGGCAAAAACCACTTCGGCAGCCGGTCCCGAAGGAACACGCGGACTACCTCAGCGGGCGAGTCCGAAAGAGTAGGAAAAGTTCACGATGGGCACGCAGCATGTGCCTCCTGCGGCACCTGCGGTCCCGACGACCCCCAGGTCCGTCGAGAAGCGCTCCCCGATGATCCTCATTCCTCCGGAAAAGACGAGGCCTGTCTCGCCCGGCAGGAAGTAGTTCTCGGTCATCAATTTCACCCGGCGACTCACCCTCGTCTCGCCTCCGATCATGGCCACTGGCTGGCTCGAGAAGTCCACACCGGAATAACCAAGACCCAAACCGGCGGTCAGCGCCCGATCCCTGCTTCCGAACGTGCCCACGCCGTAGGCGATCCCAACATTCTCGTTGTCTAAGAAGAAGACGATCGTTCCGAGCGAGATGTCTGCGGCCTCCGTGTCCACGATGCGGACCTTCGGGGCCAGATAGAACGGCTCGACTTTGCCGAACAGGACGGGCGCTCCCGCCGCGAGCGTGAAGTCGTCCGAGACACCGACAGCGACGAAGGGCA
It contains:
- the tilS gene encoding tRNA lysidine(34) synthetase TilS — protein: MTDARGALGPRFSEVLGRDAGLLGSKPIVAAVSGGMDSVVLLHLLRSGLRNSGIALHVVHVDHGLRLGSEADARWVSGLCRAWGLPLHQTQVAVVGGSEEAARNARYTAIEKVRRAVGASWVALGHHADDQAETVLHRIVRGTGIEGLAAMAQFREPGIWRPLLSFSRDELEAYATENGLAWRTDPTNTDLSFARNAIRHVVIPALESGVSSGARRALVHLASLSGEESEAWVAAMPILLAQVGIEREDGKVSLSIRALQNFAPPLRAKVLRSLARGLGVSLDRVGTRVATEFTSSGLSGQEVSVTGGLRVRRELDRLVVALGSEREEDIPLVISNQSSGSGTVRLSGQTLRVDWGVGEDDAGAGTRITVRDPRFPLTLRARQDGDRIQLAYGSKKLKKLFLEARIPEPKRRAVPVLVDADGRVLWIVGLAESALPASNEAAASLEIGIIDANAD
- the ftsH gene encoding ATP-dependent zinc metalloprotease FtsH, with translation MPEEPIRPDDENRLGRLSKNSAFLMMMVLMLLLAVQFVKGTDQTVQEITFTAFRSQLNSGNIHEVTVIDRRIEGELRAPSANENGEFIEFEVTLPGDLTDGLLESLESNDVIVKAKTSQPGWGTFLIGALPWLLFIAFWIWIFRTMQGGGNKAFQFGRSKAKLLSPDTSKVTFADVAGADEAKQELEETIDFLKDPAKFSRLGGRLPKGVLLVGPPGTGKTLLARAVAGEAERPFFQMSGSDFVEMFVGVGASRVRDLFEQGKAQAPCIIFVDEIDAVGRHRGAGLGGGHDEREQTLNALLVEMDGFESNEGVILLAATNRPDVLDPALLRPGRFDRQVIVDFPDVKGREGILRVHAKKLPLSDDVELSLVARGTPGMSGADLENICNEAALLAARRDADTVTMVDFEQAKDKIMLGTERRSLVLNDEERRLTAYHEAGHAVIGLRLPGLDPVHKVSIVPRGRALGITASLPEQDRHSYRKEWMEGQLAMLFGGRVAEEMQFGPESVTTGAGNDIERATSMVRKMVTTFGMSEVIGLVAVGDAESEVFLGREIGHRRTVSEHTARLVDQEVKRKLDEAHEKARELLEKNKDLLETIAQALLDRETLDRTELEILESGGTLPPLPNLDDEPITLAEPARPNPVEQSAPSFGLPGGEGLLPGPAPGYHESDGVSDDD
- a CDS encoding glycerophosphodiester phosphodiesterase, translated to MLVAHRGGSKLAPENTMVAFQRAIDWWAADMLELDVRLTKDGQVVVIHDADVARTTDGQGLVADFTLDELQALDAGFHFRSPGGDRSFAGTGVVVPTLGEVLAAFPGTRINVEAKEPQVARPMVDVIREHDAESRTLLAAEFERSRASVRDYAGPWGASRHHILSFWISHRLPGGGPYTPSADIFQVPEAWQGLRIVSPRFIWAAQARNIPVHVWTVDDTDDMKRLVEWGVDGIQSDRPDLLAKVLTETVGRTAAPGSVPA
- the hpt gene encoding hypoxanthine phosphoribosyltransferase; protein product: MPTLTEDTQLGGQKLSRIVFSAEEIASRVTELGQEISETYSASDRLLVLGLLKGSVLFMSDLVRAIHLPLHVDFMVASSYGREKVSSGDVRLLYDARASLKGRAVVLVEDIMDSGATLSRLLPRLEARGPKSLEVCTLLHKRIATLEPPARWVGFDAPNEFLVGYGLDYAEDFRHLPYIASL
- the cdaA gene encoding diadenylate cyclase CdaA encodes the protein MSRIWEQFQFFRPGWMDLVEIVIVAFLLYRILLVIQRTRAMQITLGVVLLAFSYGAARLFDLILIRTLLEAVFQYGAIATLVVFQPELRSALARLGRSRMIRVFQRLEGGKVAEEVVEAAIRLSRARHGAIIAIEQEIGLDEYAETGSAVEARVSAEMLTTIFTPYSPLHDGAVLISGDQIRTAGAILPLTQSSVADRSLGTRHRAALGLSEETDAVVIVVSEETAQISVGMGGRLERDVDVGRLREILVGSLPQHQPPLAPASVPN